The window TTGGTATCTGATCCTTTTAGTGCTTCTTTCCAAGTTAAAAAACAGGCTTTCGTAGCATGACAGTTGAATGGTCTTTGAGAGTGACCTGACCACTTTGAAGCTGCTCATGCTTTGCCCAAGATGAATAATAAAGCCAGCCTTGGGGCTCTGCAGCATTATACACCTAAGAAGCGATAGACCAGCAGGCTGAACAGCACCAAAGCGTCTGTCACCCTCACGGTGGAGACAGTTACTGAATATATTTGCAGTCAGACAAGCACTGAGCTCATGAGATGATCTCTTGgtgctccccagcacaggaaTCTCCATCCATCTATCCCTCTGTCTATGGCCAAGCAGGCATCCAGCTCAGTCAGCCATACCTTAAGACCACCTTTCAAGTCTCTTAGTGACACTTTAAACTTGGTATTGTTCTACCTCTCTGCTAAGCCACAAAAATCCGATGCTTCCTCTTGAATCTGCTCATCTTCACCTGACCATTGCTAACTCATCAACACGAAGCAGAAAGAAATTGTCTAATTAACACACGCTCAGTAAGTAACCCTggaacagctgaaaaacaactcTGAGGCACAGAAAACAACTCTGTCCCTGAGAAGAAGGCTGCCCTACTTTTATAGAGTTATATTGCTTCATAAAAACACCCCTGAGCCTGGGAGATATTTAAACTCCAATGTCAggcttttcccattttctggcCCAGTTTTAGTGATTTATTCCATCATGTACTTTTACATGAAACCTACTGGTGAATACTGCATGGAAACCTGCATCTAATGACCACTTTGGCTTCTTCCCTGGATTGCTGTGATTTATTCTCAACTTTGTACCTCCTCGAGTTCATGTTTGCCTTTGGTGTCATCAGACAATGAGCTCCGCAGAGGAGGCTTTGGCACAGCTGTGCCCAGCTAATGCCATTCAGTTGGATCTTGACAGCTTTACTGCAAAGGCTTGCAAAAGCCAGCGGTCAGAGTTAAGCCAAGTGAAAGTCTGCCAACgtccacaaaaaaaattattcaggtCTTATCCTTGAGGATAACCTAGTAACACTTAAACTAGACTGAAGCAGCGTGTTCTGCCAAAACACCttaacagaaaaaggcaaaaaggttaTATAAACCAAAGGAACATTTACATTAGGACACAGACCCAAGTAAAGTACAATAAGCCATTGTTAGTTACAAATCGTCTTGAAAAGTACATGCCAGCCATGGACTCTAATAGCACGGAGGTACTATGGCCTCATTCCCTGGTACAATACCCACAGTATCTCCAAGTCAGGAACATTTGCCTTCAGCCTATTCATCTAGCCCAACAATTCAAAGAGTGACTTTCCAAACCGATCCAAATAATTGTGTTATTCTCTGGTAAACTACAATGGGACATTGAATCAGGGAGGCGCTAGCTGTAGCCCAGAAGAAATCCTCTAACCCTGAAATATTGGACTTGCAATAGCTTTGGTTACCTGGTGTGGAGCTAGTGGTAGCGGCTGTACCTATGTTGCCAACAGATGAAGGGCAGCCCCCAGGTCCCCCTACCTCCCTGCCATCCGTACGGACACCGAAATGACAAGAATTGTATCACCAGGTCCTGAGCTCTTTGGCCTCAAAAAAACATGACTATCAGGCAGAACTGCTTTCCTATGACTTCTATCTATTCAGTTAAAACTGGTCACAAGTGAACCTCTgcatccttttccttcccaaatggCTTTAGAAGGCAGGTGGCTGCAGTGATGGCTGTACCGGGGCTGTCCCCCACCCTAGGGGTGATTTCTGCCCACGGGGCTCGGAGATATTCTGTTCCATTAATGAATCAAGATATTTCATGAGTGGGCACTTCTGCTGTCTGTGACCCTAAAGGGAACTTGACATTCCCATCCTGTAGATTATATCCTATCACAGCACATGGCACTGAGGTCGATTcagtggagacaggctgggatcACCTTTcctgacagcagctgctgcctcttccaTGGGACAGGCTGCACAGGCAGTGGCAACCAGGACAGGGGCACCTCTCAGCTAGGCAGCAAGTTTCCCGTTGTAGCCCACAGCAAGAAAGTGCTCTTCTTCAGAGCATACCACCACCCACATCCTAGACATTGCCTTATGGAGGAGGTGGACCATGCCCTTGAAGTGAATGTCTCCTTGTGCTGACTATAAAGATGGAGTCTGTGATCAGGTCATGCAGAGATATTAATGGTTAGATGAGACTAATACTGACAAGGAGACTCTGAGGAGTAAGGATGTGCTTGGGACCTCCAAGGGGAGGCCAGGCCCTCATCAGAACAGGGATGGTACTGACACATGGCAGGAAAATATTTACCTACATTGGTAGAGCAGAATATCAATAGAAAAATACATACGCACCACTAGAAGTACTGTgtcagggaggagaaggggcaaAAGGGATGAGACATGGCATTAAGACAGAGAAACTTTGCCAAGTGAGTTTATTGAACAAGTGTTTCAGGAGCTAAGGAAATGAGACAAACTGAAGGAAAGTTGCCTTGGATCTAAAGGAACTGAAGGAAAGTTGCCTGAAGGATCAGCCCATGGGAAGTCACGTGCAAGGGAGGTTGTCTTCCTGGGCTGGACTGCAGCACAGACTTAACATTCAGTCATACTCTTGAGTTTGAGAGTCCTATTGCTTTCCCTggtgagaaaaggagagagaaggatgaGACACAGAGTATATTCAGTGCTGAAGCCCTGTTCCTCCCTTCACCAGCCCAAGTGTTGGCTTAGTGTTGACTGGAGATAAAGGACAGCCTCAAAAGCCCAAATACTCCCTTTCATTATTATCATTAAAGGAAAGATTAAAGGTTTCACACATTTGATACAATCCAGTTGGTTTGGTGAAGTACTTTCTATATGCCCTGATGAGCTTGTGGGACAGATTATGTGCTGgtgaaaatgagcaaaatatctttaaattagAAACAGGAGGCCACATTCAGATCATAGAAATGGGCCCTTTGCATTTTCCCTTAAAGTGCAAAATACCCATCTCCTTGCACAAGTCATGGTGCACCAGAAATGTCCAGTATATGTCCATAAGCAGTTAGTCAAAAACGCATTATGAAAACAGCCCTGCATTCGTAGTAGGTACAGAAATTGATCATGAAAGTAAGGGGTTTGCTCTTGTATGTACAGGTAGGCATTGCAGAAAACACATCTGTTGCTGTATGTTTTGCCATCAGAGCCGCAGTGGGCCATATATTCCATGGTGCAGATAGGAGAGACTTCTTGGAAGCCCTTGCAATGCTCCTGCACACAGAAGATAGACATGAGTCTCTCTGCCTGAGAGCAAACCGTGGTCCCCCCAGCATAAGGAATGACAGCCCACTGAGAAACTAAACTGTCTGTAACATCATAACCAACTCAAAGTTTCTTCCTGGTGGCAGATGTGATCTCATACTATTTTTGCTCACTGCCACATCTTTTCCTGCACAGTTACAGAGCAATGGGATGGACGTTGGCTGTTTTATGACCAGTGTGAAATTCCCAAGGGATCTCCTCAGGTCTGCACACCACCACTCCCCCAGTTTGTAACCCAGAGCAGAGGACAGTCCCCCATGAGTGTAACAACCACTGGACCTCACTCTTTGTTCCCGTCCTTTCCCACTCACTTTTGTAATATCCTCTTCACAACGTCCATTCTTGCTTTTGCCAACATTGCTCCTATGCTCCCTGGAGGAAGAAGACAGTCATTAGGCGCAACCTTCCCTATTACAACCACAGTGCAACAACATGACCTCGCTCCCACGTGGTGCACAGGAGATTTTCAGATGAATTAGCTTAGCATTGCCTGCACAGCACTAGCAAGAACATGCCCTTATGGACCAGGCACATGTCTTTTGGAATAACGCTCTCACCAGCTGATGCATCCCCCTTTGTGGGGCTCTGGGGTTGAACACCCATGTCAAACACCAACCAGGAAAATGGGGGTAGACAGACAGGACCCATCCAGCACAGGGTTTCAGAGAGAGCCCTTGCACATTACTTGGCACCCAAAGACAGATCCAAGCACCACCACTGCGAATTCCCCAGGGAGAAGGACAAGTACTCACAGGTTGTGGGCACACAGTGTGCACTCGCTGGCATAAGTGACACCATCGGTACCACAGATGGGGTCGTAGATCATCACACAGGCTATCAGCTGTCTGCCGTCCTCCAGCGTGGAAACTGGGTACTGGCTGCAGTCGAGCTGGGGAACAAAGATGGCAAAAGCTCCGGCACAGGCTCTGCTCTGTGCAAGGGTGCCCAGACACAACCCCCCCTGCTTATGCCTCTGCCTTTTAGGATCTGCCATAGGATGAATTATGGTTATATATTAACTCATTGTTCATGGAAAACTAGCAATTTCCTTTCACAGCCTTATGCTGGAGAAGACTGAATCAAGGCTTGAAGGTAGACATCACTCATTCAGCTTTGTATTTATCATGATGCCCCTATACGTTGCTGAACCTACCGCGATATTACAAAATGCAGCtcaaaaataatctgcaaatcAAAATGGCATGATTTACGCACTTCCTACGAGAGAGCTGACTGCGACCAAGGAGTTTTTCACAGCCCACAAGAATGGAGGGGAGATGTGCTGACAGGCCTTTTGTTGCAACAGGATGGCTCTGAGTGTTGAAATCTGCCAGCAGGACTGACAGCAATTGAAGCTGTTTTACACCGGTTGAAGAACTGGCCTTGCGTTTTAGCACTCCCAGTTTCTCCAGTGTGAGCTCTTCCTCCCTGATTTATGTATCTCACCCAGTCTGAGCACAGAGCGTACTCAGGAAACAAAGGAATGACATTTCATAGTTTGTTTgtatagaaatgaaaaatctgaCTCGGGATGTTGACTCTTTCAAACACATGCTAATGAGATGGCTTTATTCTTCTATTCCCCAGTGAGTGTAAATAGTTTAGAGCTGGCCAAATATAGTTAATGTGGTATTTTTACAAGATTCATTGTTGGTGTACACTAGATTACattgcatttacaaaaaaaaacagagagggatTTGAATCTCCTAGTACATTAGGTATCAGCATTCAAAACACAGGCAATTTTCTAATCTTTGCAGAACATACTTTCATAAAATGCAAGCATCTAGAAGGCACTGGATACCCTGGCTCCTCTGCGTCCCCTTCCCATATTGCCAAAACAGACTGCTAAGTTCCTGCGGCAGCTATGATAGACTGCTGTGGGAAAGGGATTTCTTCTTGTAAAGCCTTAAATCATTTATGCTACCTGTCTGATAACTCATTCCTCACCtgtcctctcctctttcttttcctgactgcGTGCAGGAAGTGCACAatgttcctgctgctgggagggtgATATTCACCCACAAAAGGAAGGATAGCACAAGCTGTGACCCCCGGTGGAGGCTacaccaccaaaaccaaccagcGTTTATTCCAGGTATGCAATCAGCACCAGCTcaagctcttatttttctttaggtttcACTTACTTGGGGAACTTCATCTATGCACCTTCCATCATGCTTCTTGGCAACATTGGTTCCGAATTcactggaagagaaagcagagttaaaaatgCTCAACAAGTAACTCGAGCTCTCAGGGGGTGACCTCCAGGGCTTACATGTTATGGGCACACAGCGCACAGTCATTGCTGTAGGTGACACCATCTGTCCCACAGATCTCACGCAGGATGAAGGGGCAGGCTGTGATGGCTTCGCCAGTTTTGGTATTGCTCAGGTATGTGCTGCAGTCAACCTGGGGACATAAAATAACAATGCTGGGTCAGCTTCTGGGAGAGGGAAGAGTGCCTCATCTGCAGTCCGTCCACTCTGATCCTCCAGATTTTAAAGGCTTCTGCCAGAGGAAAATCAGAGTTTTTGTAAGTTTAGTCTTCCATTAGAAACGAATTAAGTAATTGTAGTTGGGTTTGGTATTGTCTGCtaacagagggaagaaaggaacaGCTGGCTGAAAAGATTATTTCCCTAGAATAGTACATACACAAGttttaaaacaagcatttaacCCAAGGAATCTGATTTAAAGTGTTTGACATTAAGTCCAGCTTGACATAGTTAACTAAATCCaagattttgtttctgctttttcaaaacagcagcaagaactgTTTCACCAGCTCCTGTTGCAAAAATACTTACAATATATAAAATCTAACAGTTTAAATATTTGAGGATAAACAGGCAAACACCTACTGGAAGTCAGTCTACACTAGCTAAGCATCACTGACACTTCACTGTCATTTTGCATAGTTTTCCCAATGCAGCGTCTCTTATTACTCATATTTCCCACATGGGCAAAGAGCAAATTAAAGCAAAGATGGCATTTTAACAATGTGTCTTTACTACAGAAATTATATTGCAGTCCCTCAGGAtgcatgaaattatttttagtgctttAGAGCTGCTCTGCATAAGCAGAATAAATGCATTGAGATATTATCAGCACATATTGTTACTGTGCAGGATAATAAAGCTATTTCTGTATGCATACCTGAAAGCAGATTTTCCCTGGCTGACCAGAGCACGAGGATTTTTTAACCTGCCTGTCTAGCGCAATGGAAGTCCTAGCACTGAATGAGTACACGGACATCTAACACAGCCTTCTGTCTTCCTCTCCTACTGTGCTAAAATGGGCAGCATGGTTCTTGGGCTGCCCCTGATGACTTCTGTTCAGAGATCTGCAGTACTGggacattttgtttctgaagtccCGGCCTGTTCCTGTTCTCTCTTGCTCTCATGTACAGCACATTGGCAGCAGCCGCTGTGAGAACCACAGCACCAGCACGAGCCCCACGCATCACCCCTCCATGCATCCGGGAGCACGGCGGGTGCACTGAGCCCAGCCAGGGTCTTCCTGGAGACTGGAGAGAGTAGGAGATGGCGCTTATTTTATAGCTAGTTACACTTACAGGAATACTTTCCTCCTTGCATCTTCCCGCATGGCTTTTCTTAACGTGAGTCCCATGTTCTCTGAAAGGGAGAGGTTGGTGTTAGCGTGCTCACCAGCTAAGCCCTGTGACACCCAGGTGCCACAGAAAGCAAACCAAACTCATAGCCAATATATATGATAAAAGAGGCATCTGATTGCCATTAGCTGGTTCATTAGAACCAGCTTCTCCCAGTCATTAGCAAGCGTAACCCTAAGCAGTAACAGACCTATCAGGTCTCCTCACTGTGTGCTATGCAGCAGCGCGATCCACTCTTTCCTCTGCCCAAATACCACAGCCCTCATAGTGTGCTCAGACTGAGAGTTGGCTCTCCCACGGCTCCCCCAAGGAGCACAAACAGAGCATCAGGGAACAAAATCAAGGTGACAGGGGCTTCAGGAGGttgacagagaaacagaaagagacaTATAGATATGTTCGTatcaaaagaaaagctttctggaGCACTAACTATGGCTCGTCACTCCAAAAGAGAGTCCTATGTACAGTACTTACAGGTTATGGGCACAGATGCCACATTCGTTGTCGTAAGTAAATCCATCTGTGCCACAGACTGGGAGCAGGATCCTTGGACAGCGTATCTGGGCTTTACCACCCTTAAACATTCTTGATGGGTATTGACTGCAATCAATCTACAAAAAGCAGGAGTGTCAAATCTGGGGAAGTCCTTGTTCTCTGAGAAAAACCCCAGCATAACCTCCTGCCATGTGTTTTATGCTGGGATGCTGAGACAACACTAGTGCTATGTCTCAGTTCTCTCAAAACCAGGCTGAGTCAGTTCTGCATGAATCCTCTCATGCACAGAGGGAACTGCACAGCACTGCATAGTTTGTGAGGTGCCAAATCACTAGCGTAAGTAGCTCAGTCAATCCCAAATGCAAGATatgccagaaaagcaaaaaaagagaaaaacatagtcCCCTTTTCGTTCTGCAGTAGAGATAtaaacaaaataccaaaataGTGAAGGAATTTAGACTTTGCTGACAATGCATTTGAAGAGCATCCTCAAAGGAAGATCTAAGCCCAAACTGACCAACTTCCACATTTACGTGTTGGCATGTCCGAGACACCAGTCCTGGCACTTCTTGGGCGATACACTCAGATCAAAACTTCAGGTTTGCTCCATATACCAGAATATATCCCCACCCCAAAGGTCGGTGTAGGTAGGAACTCGTAATAAAACTCCGTACCTAGCTCCCATGAGCCCATCTGCCAGGGCTGTGTAGGCAAGGAGGGCCCAGAGGACACCTGCCTCAGGACAGATGGGATTTGTAGGCGTCCTCAACAAAAGGGACTGACAAGACTTAATAGACACGTGGAGAAAGCTAGGCTTCAGGCCAGCTCACTTTCAGAGTAGATATAGCTTCAGGGAACCTTTCAGTTGATACAGTTAAGAGGAGAAATATGCCTTATATTGAATACTTACCTCGGAAGTCTCCTGTCTGCATCTTCCATTATGCTTTTTGCCAACATGGGTCCTGAATTCTCTGGAAGAGGGAAACAGTAAAGTTGAGGAACTAAATGCTTAACCTCTTGGACACAGCCACATGCAAAATGAAGCAAACCATGACTTCAGACTCTATAAGAGTGTATCAGAATAGCTACATTACTCATTAACAAGCTCATCACATCTCATAACATGCAATTTAAAGCAATATTCTGAGTTATTCTTTCCTCTGCTCAGTCACTGCCCAGCCCACAGACTAATCCAAGGAGCTGCCATCTGACTCTTCAAGGTTTCCCCTCATGAGCACAAAGAAGGTATCACAAGGAAACTCAAGGTAAATCCAAAACCAATCcagtttcttaaagaaacagGCATAAGGAGAAATGCAGAAGGATGGTTCTCAGGACTGCAAAGCATTGCGGGCTACTTAGAAGGAGTGCTCTACGTATGGCACTTACCCATTGTGGGCACAGATCCCACATTCATTATCATATGTAACGCCATCTGTGCCGCAAACTGGACTCAGGATCCTTGGACAGGATACTAATACTTCGCCATCTTTAGTGGTTGCTGTTGGGTACTTACTGCAGTCAATCTGACAAAATAAGGAGAATTAGCTCTGGTGGAGCCCTTGCTATGCAAGAAAAGTTGATTCAAAACCTTTTCATTCTGTATCCCAGCCTCCATTGTTTCTGCAACAGGACAAAGCCCTGATACACTGAAGCTAAATCTTCAGTTAGAAACAAGCTTTCGGAATATTATCCTAGTTATCTAGAGTCAAGAAAAAGGACTATCTTGGAGAAGGGATCCTTCAGGCAGAAGAACATGTACAAAATTTTGGGCCCTTTCTCATCAAAAAACAGTCTTCAATGTAGTGGGAAACATTTTTCACCAGCTGGAAATCTGACTAatactgttttggtttgtgttggTTTTCTCCCCACTTCTCCAGCTCTGTGACTACTTATTACTTCAGATTCCCCGAAGTTAAGCACAGGGTTTGAAAGGATAGAGAAAAAATTATTATCTATCAGTTGGAAAATGGACTTTCTACATCCCAGAATTTTGGTGCTGAAATACAGAAGCTTCTCTTCCTAAGGCACCAGACTGTTGGCCTCATACAAATATATAACAAACTATACTCTATAAATATGTATGCTTAGTGCTCTTATGAGTCTCACTATGTCTGTGAAAGCAACCAGCATGGGAGTTTTGGATCCCTGTTGCCAAGGGTGGAAATACTTGTGATCTCCAGAGAGAAAACTGCCAACCTGCACAGCATATTGGCAAGAGAAATCTTGGGCCTTCCCCTCCCCTGGGCGCAAAAGCCAGCTTAGTACATAGGGAAGTGAGTTCTGCAGCACTGGCTCGCTGCAGCTTCTCATTTCATATCCATGTCCTTTCTCCTTCGTCGGTTTGGTGTGGTATGCATGGGGTGACCCTTTCTTTGGAGCAGGGAGGATGCAAAATCCACCCTCActgtgcagaaaagcaaagcatggaCTGGGACCTTGTAAGCCTTGTCATATGGTCCTCTTGCAGTTTCCTAGGGAAATCTGTGGGGTTCTCAGGATTCTATTAATAGCCCTAAGAGGTGGATTTTTGACTTCTATTGCACTTACAATCTCCTGCTTGCATTCTCCATCATATATTTTGCTAACGTTGGTGTGATgttctctgaaagaaagaaatactttggTTAGGAAGCCTTGGGAATAACTTTTCTGTAGGCACTGGGACAAGAAAGCAAGGTCCCACCC is drawn from Mycteria americana isolate JAX WOST 10 ecotype Jacksonville Zoo and Gardens chromosome 8, USCA_MyAme_1.0, whole genome shotgun sequence and contains these coding sequences:
- the SPINK5 gene encoding serine protease inhibitor Kazal-type 5, with protein sequence MKITEVFVKAALALCCCLGIAFGVEVDCSQYSSGIGKDGTVWLACPRNLKPVCGTDGTTYSNECGICLYNKEHRASVEKAHDGECEPKSITIDCSRYRRTVIDDHVMVACPRILKPICGSDGFTYDNECGLCAYNAEHHTNVSKIYDGECKQEIIDCSKYPTATTKDGEVLVSCPRILSPVCGTDGVTYDNECGICAHNGEFRTHVGKKHNGRCRQETSEIDCSQYPSRMFKGGKAQIRCPRILLPVCGTDGFTYDNECGICAHNLEHGTHVKKSHAGRCKEESIPVDCSTYLSNTKTGEAITACPFILREICGTDGVTYSNDCALCAHNIEFGTNVAKKHDGRCIDEVPQLDCSQYPVSTLEDGRQLIACVMIYDPICGTDGVTYASECTLCAHNLEHRSNVGKSKNGRCEEDITKEHCKGFQEVSPICTMEYMAHCGSDGKTYSNRCVFCNAYLESNRTLKLKSMTEC